Proteins found in one Subtercola endophyticus genomic segment:
- a CDS encoding FMN-binding negative transcriptional regulator: MRDTAEFRLDDVAEVRRLIREVGFGTFVSNTSKGLVASHYPIVLDPAAAPDELAILTHVGRPDERLHELGQHEILLIVMGPHGYISPVWYPSDPSVPTWNFVVAHLHGVPEILSAAENLAVLGDLVDHFEDRMPEPRRMNGTLENAEYAARISAGTVGFRLTATRFEAKSKLSQNKSPETVERVIHELAAGETFYRHPALAAEMRRVHPLPPGEAGVLGEAGVLGEAGLGEAGAPGNAGVLGEAGAPGNAGVLGEAGV; this comes from the coding sequence ATGAGAGACACCGCCGAGTTCCGGCTCGACGACGTGGCAGAGGTGCGTCGGCTCATCCGCGAGGTCGGCTTCGGCACCTTCGTCAGCAATACGTCGAAGGGCCTGGTCGCGTCGCACTACCCGATCGTGCTCGACCCGGCCGCCGCGCCCGACGAGCTCGCCATTCTCACTCACGTCGGCCGACCGGATGAACGGCTGCACGAACTCGGCCAGCACGAGATTCTGCTCATCGTGATGGGCCCGCACGGCTACATCTCGCCCGTCTGGTACCCGAGTGATCCGTCGGTTCCGACCTGGAATTTTGTTGTCGCGCACCTGCACGGCGTGCCCGAGATTCTGTCTGCTGCGGAGAACCTCGCCGTGCTCGGCGACCTGGTCGACCACTTCGAAGACCGTATGCCCGAGCCCCGGCGCATGAACGGAACGCTCGAAAACGCCGAATACGCGGCCCGCATCAGCGCGGGAACGGTGGGATTCCGCCTCACCGCGACGCGCTTCGAAGCCAAGTCGAAGCTGAGCCAGAATAAGTCACCCGAGACGGTCGAGCGGGTCATCCACGAGCTCGCCGCGGGGGAGACGTTCTACCGGCACCCCGCGCTCGCCGCCGAGATGCGGCGCGTACATCCGCTGCCGCCTGGCGAAGCGGGTGTGTTGGGCGAAGCGGGTGTGTTGGGCGAAGCGGGCTTGGGCGAAGCGGGTGCGCCTGGCAACGCGGGAGTCTTGGGCGAAGCGGGTGCGCCTGGCAACGCGGGAGTCTTGGGCGAAGCGGGTGTCTGA